The Phoenix dactylifera cultivar Barhee BC4 unplaced genomic scaffold, palm_55x_up_171113_PBpolish2nd_filt_p 000352F, whole genome shotgun sequence genome contains the following window.
atacttttcgggggtattcatgcaatttcacatatttagaaaggtttacatgcaaaaaaattctaattttatttttttctatttcaaccTATTTTAACGTTTAGATTTGTTTAGTGCCTGCTCCTTAatgttttctataaaaatattgctTAAAAAAAGATTGATTCGACAATTAGATAACAAAAGGAGTTACGAAAGTTTTTCCGCTAATTATGAAATTATTCTGCTTTATTCCTCTTCATTATTTAACAACCTCTATATCTTATTTCATCAAAACATAGCTTATAATATTTCTTATTATAAATGCATATATGAGAGCATACATTAGAATATAAAAAAAGATTAGAATCCCTTAAATGCACAGATAGATTGAAATGATCAAGTTTCTTTGCTACTGTTATGCTCGTAGGTAGAAAAACAACATCAATCATTTCCAAGCAAAATTATTGGACTTCGAACCCTTCAGATTTATTAACAATCTCCACGGCCATGTAGTGGAAGGCTATTCTAGACAAATTTGAGTGTTAAAATAggttgaaatagaaaaaaataaaattaattttttttgcttataaatcctcctaaatatatgaaattctaTAAATACTCTCGCAAagtattatttgcatatatacctttataattgttttctttttcatatCTACCCATTAAGCATATTTCAgtcattattaattttaaacTGCTAATTTTTTGACGGATTTAGATGGTgcgggtatatatgcaaaaaaaaataaaaggtatACACGTAAATAAGTATTTTGTAaggatatacatgtaaatattaatttaaaagaatattcaggcAAATTTTGATATTTAGGAGGGAAAAAGCCGTACACGACCCGTTTCGCTGTTTCTGGAGAATTCGCGGACCGCCTTCTTCCGCTGGAGTCTTCGGGCCCGCAATCTTATTCCCCACGCCGCTTCCCTGATCCCTAATTCCCATTCGAATTTTCTAGCGATCGAAATAATAGGCCGATTCCGCTCCGTCGTCGTttgctcttcttctccctcgtTGGTGGCGTTCGATTCCTTCTCGATTCCGTCGCAGGTGGTAATTCCTATCTCTCTCCTTCTCGTCCTTTGTCTCTTGATTCAATTTTTTCGAGCAGGAATTCCTCATGGTGACTGTTtgcgatccttttttttttttcaaaaggaaGGGATTTCATAAGGGTTACTTGGTTTGTGTTACTCGATTTCTTGTCGGTTAGGGTTTTTGTGGAATCGGACTTTTTGGGGATTTTCTTGGTTGGTTTTTGTTGTTTGGAGGTGTAAAGAAGCCATTTTTTGGTAGATGACGACCATTTACCGgatttttatttgcttttagatggttatttttcttggatatttGTCTTCTCGTgccaatattattaaattttgataAAAGTTTGCCACCCGATTCTATAAGAAAAGCTCTAAAAcaactttccttttttttctttagttgtgtgtatttttttctatttatagGACGTAGGATTGTCTCAAAACTTAGGATTTCTTGCTTGCATGGAACAGTGAACGAGATTTTTTCCTCATTTTTCTTCGGCTGCAGAATTTTGTACTGAGAAATATGCAGAGGGGCAGAGGTGGGAGGGATGACTTTTTGGGGTTCGGGGATCCGTTTGCCGGATTTGGTGGCTTTGGGAGACCCGGGAGCCTGATCTCCAGCTTCTTTGGTGGGAGGGACCCCTTTGATGATCCTTTCTTCACTCGACCCTTCGGGAGCTTGATGGGCCCAAGCATGTTTGGACCCAGTATTTTTGATGACCGGAGGAGCTTCTTTGCACAAACAAGCAATGCTCCATTCCTGGAGCAAGCTCCCCCTCCTAAGCCGAAGGGGCCGATTATCAAAGAACtgtcatccgatgatgaagaaggAGGCGAAGAGAAGACTGATATGCTGAAGAAAGATAATCCAAGAAAACATTCTAGGTCGAGTAAAGAACCGTATGTTCAGGATCCTGATGAAGAAACTGAAGGTATAGGTTAGTCTTTTTCATGGTCTCTTCATGGTACCATTGTCGTGGTTGACTACTTGGATTGAGCTGTGGTGAAACTAAACTTATTTGCTGCTttacagaaaagaaaagcaagtaTATGCAATATGGGAATGAGTTTAGCAGGCCTAGTGCATCGCAACCACAGGCTCGAAATTATACTTTTCAGAGCTCAACTGTGACTTATGGTGGTCCAAATGGAGCATATTATACTTCTTCTACAACAAGGAGAAGTGGTGGTGATGGAGTAAGTACTCAGGAGTTGTTcaagtttgtttttctttttagttgaatttatggTGATGATCTTGGTGATCTGTTTCGCTAAGGTTTTGCTCGTTTGGTCTGATAGGTCACTGCAGAAGAGCATAAGGAAGCCAATGCAACTACGGGCAGAGCAACGCACAGGATATCTCGAGGAATTCATGATAAGGTTCGTCTATCTGTAAACTTTTTAGGTTATCATTATCTGCGTGCTGCAATGCCTTATGTGGAAGATGTGATCTGAAATGTTACTACACATATATTTGTCTAATTTATTGCATTGAGGTGTTTTGAGGTTGTCTGATTGCTGCAATGCCTTATGTGGAATATGTGATTTGAAATGTtactacatatatatttgtCTAATTTATTGTATTGAGTTGTCGTGAGGTTAATATTACTTTGTGTATTGTTACTGCAGGGTCATTCCTTAACAAGGAAGCTTAACTCAGATGGGAGGGTTGATACAATGCAGACATTACATAATATGCATGAAGGTATTCTGTTTTAAAACTtcagttgttgttgttgttttctgCTGCTATCTGGTTGTAACTTGCTTTACATGCAATCTTCCAAGCAATAGATGAGCTGGCTGGCTTTGAGGGCACATGGAAGGGGAATGCAAGACAGCACTTACCTGGATGGAATCCAGGGTTTGACATGCTTGATAATGGCAACATTGGTAAGTCCATATcgctaataatttaatatagatGTTAGATGTGATACATATTGCTAATTATTTAAATCTATATATTCATAAGTTTTCTGCTGATTGTTGGATAGCCTTATCAGATTTGTAGATGGCTGTTGAAAGACACCCTATTTTTTACTAATTTAAATGTGGATCACACctttatgtatttatttgtgTAGTTACCCGCCTTATCTAACATATTTACTGGTTACTATTTTCATTTGTTTATTCGGTAACTTTATGTGTTTATTTGTGTAGATACCTGCCTTATCTAACATATTTACTAGTTACTAGTTTTTTCTTATTCAGTAACTTTTAGGGTATGCTTAAATTTGATGTCTTCTATTATGTGCTCTTTCCATCCATTGAGGAGGAATGTGCTTTCTCATCTAAATTGTTTGTGGGGATATTGCCTTCTGCTTGCTTTCTGCTTATTTATGACGAATTGAAGTTAGAAGATTGCAAACCTTTAAATTGTGCATTTGAACCCAGTTATGTATCGTCAGATTTGAGTTtagggttttcttttttttgtttttctttctttccttctttctcttcacCAACCTGTACATAACTGACAGTATTCATTGCCACCGCTAGCCCTAGCAGGTGATAGAAAGTTGAGCAGGAAAACAAGGATTGATATTTCTAAACCCTCAAAAATTAGGCAGGAAAATGAATAATGCTATCCATCCTTTTTGTATATAATGGTTCCATTAAGATTGCGAAGTATTAGACTCCCTCCCTTGCTTCCTAGTGGAAATTATCTAGGGATTTATTTGATTTTGGATTAGGGGAAGAGAAACTTGGGAGGGACATTTCCTCATTTTCCAGCATTGAGAAGAATATCGAGGGAGTAACATAAGGAAAACAAAGGgtcttttttgtttgtttttttgggattttttgcatacatatcttcctaaatattagaatttacatgaataccgtcccaaaattgatatttacatgtatacccttataaaatacttgttttgcgtgtataccctcctttcttttttcttgcatatgTGCCCATACCATTTAATACCGTTAAGAAATTAgtggtttaaaattaaaaatgattgAAATGCTCTTAATGAGTAGACAtgaaaaaagaaacatttatatgggtatatatgcaaatagcaactttgcgaggatattcatgcaattttacatatttagaagggtttacaagcaaaaaattctaattttatttttgtgtaTTTCAACTTGTTTTAACACTCGGATTAGTCTAGTGCTTGCTCCTCAatgttttctataaaaatattgctCAAGAAAACGATAGATTCGACAATTAGTTAGCAAAAAGAGTTATGAAAGTTCTTTTACTAATCAAAGGATTATTCTACTTTCTTCTTTATCATTTATAACTACTACTATATCTTATTTCATCAAAAGTTAGCTTGTAATATTTATTGTTATAGATGCATATATGAGGGCATGTATCAGAATATAGAAAGGGATTAGCATGTCTGCAAGGCATATGATAGATTgtaaggatcaagcttttttGCTACTATTGTGCTTATGGGTGGAAAACAGTATCAATCATCCCCAAGCAAAATCATTGAAGgactttgaacctttcaaactTACTAGCAACCTCCATGACCAAGTGGTAGAAAGCCACCCCTTATGTCGTGTACTTCGAGTCAGTTTTCTTTAGAGCTTCAACTTtgtggaagaagaaaagatctaGGGTATGTGGTTCTAATTTTAAACAGCCACCAACCTGCACATGAGAAAAATTTTCAGCTCTAAAAGATAAACATTGCAAATCTTATAcactaaaagataaatattaCAAATCTCTCACATTGCTTTTCTTTAAATAATCCATAAAGCTCAAACAAGACCTAACCATCTTCatgtagaaaagaaaaaaaatgaagggagAACTTCGGCAGCAACGAGAGGGACTCATATTTCGGTCACGGAAACTCTGTGAAacggaagagagggagaagggctgCCTGCGGTGGAGAAGAGAGTCGAGGGAATAGTTTTGATTCCGGATGGAGTGAAAGGGGGATCAAGAGAgattgaaatttttttggagGTAGAGATGTAGTTTCTAACAAGATCCGTTAATCTGTTACCTGCTTTAGGAGTAAAACGATAGTTTCgtaattttaattgatttttaatttaaataaatatgattttggcTAATCACATCAGCTGAATCATTATGTATATCAAAGGTATTCctacaaaaatagtattttgtgAGGGCGTGCGCacaaatatcaatttgggaggatattcatgcaaatttcaatATTGAGAAAGGTATTTCTACAAAAAAATTAAGGATTTTTTTGTGTATCCACTcctaattatataaaattacaTGAATACCCTCACAAAATTGCTATTTTCATTGATACCCTTATaatctttctttttgcatgtttaCCCATTAGGGTATTTCAGTGATTTCAATTTTAAATTGCTAATGTCTTAACCGTGTTAGACGGCATGGGTacatataccaaaaaaaaagaagaagggcatacatacaaaataagtattttatgagggtatacatgcaaatatcaattttgggagAGTATTAatgcaaatttcaatatttaggatGGTATGTAcgcaaaaaatctttttttttttggggggggggtgcGGGGGGACAAAATTGAAATGAACTAAgactaaaattaataataaagaagaaaggaagaaaggagaagaaaattgGAGATGAGAGAGTAGGGGTGGTTGTAGTGCTTGCTGCTTTTATCTGATCTTAGTGCCTGCATAAATTCTTCCTAGTGATGCTTACATGCCTAATTTAGCGCAGATGGATAGCTTAAGAGACAAATTTAGCCTTGCATTACTTCAAGCTCTTGCAAGGATGTAAGGTAGAAGAAAAGCTGTTTTTTCTCCctgaaattttgaaaaaatgtgCAGCTTTGGAGCCTTAAAAGCAAACAAAAAACTTTGGTGACTTTGGATGTTCATGAATGTTTTCCCGGTTTGTATAGAAGGTTTTGTGGGGTGAAAGGATCTGTATTCAGTAGTCTTGATCAGAGGATGTAGGTGAGGGCAAAGTTCACTGTTTCAATTTCCGTTCTATATTTCACATCAGAAGTCAAAATACGTCAGGCAATTTTGACAAAAACCACCTTGAGATAGTCTATTAGATATTTGAAAATTAGAAGATACGGTTAGATGGGCATGTGCTATGCATGTTCCAAGAAATGTAATGAATAAAATAGAAATGCAAAACTGGatgtgaaaaataaaaaataaattaagaaaatGATGGAAGATAATCTGAAAGAACAAAACATTAAACAAAGGGAAGATTAAAAAGGTATAAAATAGGGCTATAATCTATAACTAACGTCTAAAAATGATGTGAAATAAATAGAATTAAATAATgggaaaaataaattataaaacgAAGGACATAAAAAAGGCAAAAAATTGGTTTAAAATCTATAACCAACAACTTAAAATGttgtaaaaaaaatgaaaaaaatatataattaaataatGAGAACAATGATTGTTGTATACACACAATCCCCTTTGGCAGAGTTACCTTCTTTTATCTCTTCAAAGAAGGGAAGAATCAAGAACTCTATATATACAAAGAAAAAGATTGTAcgcatttacctttttcttgaca
Protein-coding sequences here:
- the LOC103717400 gene encoding uncharacterized protein LOC103717400 isoform X1, with the translated sequence MQRGRGGRDDFLGFGDPFAGFGGFGRPGSLISSFFGGRDPFDDPFFTRPFGSLMGPSMFGPSIFDDRRSFFAQTSNAPFLEQAPPPKPKGPIIKELSSDDEEGGEEKTDMLKKDNPRKHSRSSKEPYVQDPDEETEGIEKKSKYMQYGNEFSRPSASQPQARNYTFQSSTVTYGGPNGAYYTSSTTRRSGGDGVTAEEHKEANATTGRATHRISRGIHDKGHSLTRKLNSDGRVDTMQTLHNMHEDELAGFEGTWKGNARQHLPGWNPGFDMLDNGNIGNGSRSSIRQDEQSARGWALPSSEGPYDSARMRSRPQTDSFRGRAL
- the LOC103717400 gene encoding uncharacterized protein LOC103717400 isoform X2; this encodes MQRGRGGRDDFLGFGDPFAGFGGFGRPGSLISSFFGGRDPFDDPFFTRPFGSLMGPSMFGPSIFDDRRSFFAQTSNAPFLEQAPPPKPKGPIIKELSSDDEEGGEEKTDMLKKDNPRKHSRSSKEPYVQDPDEETEEKKSKYMQYGNEFSRPSASQPQARNYTFQSSTVTYGGPNGAYYTSSTTRRSGGDGVTAEEHKEANATTGRATHRISRGIHDKGHSLTRKLNSDGRVDTMQTLHNMHEDELAGFEGTWKGNARQHLPGWNPGFDMLDNGNIGNGSRSSIRQDEQSARGWALPSSEGPYDSARMRSRPQTDSFRGRAL